Proteins found in one Ostrinia nubilalis chromosome 27, ilOstNubi1.1, whole genome shotgun sequence genomic segment:
- the LOC135084775 gene encoding CLIP-associating protein-like: MSSRNCDPNNAVRDAAMQLLVDVYRHEASLVAIGREARLQIATLRYRARRYATQCDTTLQSYNCDPNNAVRDAAMPLLVDVYRHVGERLRSDLKKKELLPAQKLMLLEQKFDEAREAGLLLPTATSGGDEPDFIARSAKRTMTIPTSARSRDGDSSGASTPACEPPKRTVPGLYSLPSANRKPPPPAKFTSGGSVSTAIGSASTGSGEAGAVSSEAFEAAFAAAAPAAVYGARGLDDLCRHTAALLGDRGADWEKRVDALKKIRSLLTANAHTQYPTEFAAHLKDFSVPFLVVIKDLRSQVVREACITIAHMAKVLRHKLEQFSLYILQELINLIQNAAKVVSSAGTVCVRYIVSYVHSPRLIPVIVTNQTTNKSKEIRSTLSEVLVLLLENWNPSIVDKQAQVVKDAIRRACVDADSTARTFGRRAYWAYKRQFPDEAEQLFAKLDIAAQKQIERERNIGSVDSLHHVGTERRAITSPRSPSASVSERSPGGAARSVSAVDAAAAQPILPAI, encoded by the exons GAAGCCAGCCTGGTAGCTATAGGACGCGAAGCTAGGCTACAAATTGCGACGCTACGGTACAGAGCGCGACGCTACGCTACACAGTGCGACACTACGCTACAGAGCTACAACTGCGACCCCAACAACGCCGTGCGGGACGCCGCCATGCCGTTGCTGGTGGACGTGTATAGACATGTTG GTGAAAGACTGAGATCAGACTTGAAGAAGAAAGAACTGCTGCCGGCCCAGAAGTTGATGCTGCTAGAACAGAAGTTCGACGAGGCGAGAGAGGCAGGCCTATTGCTACCTACAG CGACGTCAGGCGGCGACGAGCCGGACTTCATAGCGCGCAGCGCGAAACGCACCATGACCATACCCACATCCGCTCGTTCTAGAGATGGAGACAGTTCTGGCGCTTCCACACCAG CGTGCGAGCCACCAAAGCGGACAGTTCCAGGACTGTACAGCCTACCATCAGCGAATAGGAAGCCCCCGCCGCCGGCTAAATTCACCTCTGGTGGGAGCG TGTCGACAGCCATCGGCAGCGCCTCCACCGGTTCAGGCGAGGCCGGTGCGGTCTCCAGCGAAGCATTCGAGGCTGCCTTCGCGGCCGCCGCTCCCGCTGCCGTGTATGGAGCCAGAGGACTTGACGACTTGTGTCGACACACCGCCGCCTTGCTGGGAGATAGGGGGGCGGACTGGGAGAAGAGAGTAGACGCG CTAAAGAAAATTCGCTCGCTGCTAACGGCGAATGCGCACACACAGTATCCGACGGAATTCGCGGCGCACCTGAAGGACTTCTCCGTGCCTTTCCTCGTCGTCATCAAGGACCTCAGGAGTCAG GTGGTTCGCGAAGCGTGCATAACGATCGCGCACATGGCCAAAGTGTTACGTCACAAGCTGGAGCAGTTCAGCCTTTACATCCTGCAGGAGCTCATCAACCTCATACAGAACGCTGCCAAG GTTGTGTCGTCAGCGGGCACGGTGTGCGTTCGCTACATAGTTTCGTACGTGCACTCGCCGCGCCTCATCCCAGTCATCGTGACCAACCAGACCACAAACAAGTCTAAGGAAATCCGCTCCACGCTCAG CGAAGTACTAGTGCTCCTCCTAGAAAACTGGAACCCATCGATTGTGGACAAACAAGCGCAAGTCGTCAAAGACGCGATACGACGAGCGTGCGTAGACGCAGACAGCACTGCGAGGACTTTTGGACGGAG AGCGTACTGGGCCTACAAGCGACAGTTCCCCGACGAAGCCGAGCAGTTGTTCGCGAAGTTAGACATCGCTGCTCAGAAGCAGATAGAAAGAGAGCGGAATATCGGCAGCGTGGACAGCCTGCACCATGTTGGGACAG AAAGGAGAGCCATCACCAGCCCTCGTAGTCCATCTGCCAGCGTCTCAG AGCGTTCGCCCGGAGGCGCTGCCAGGTCGGTGTCAGCGGTGGACGCGGCGGCGGCACAGC CAATATTGCCAGCAATatag